The window TGTCGTATCCCCGTTTGATAAAGTGCATGGCGGTTTCATTCAGAGCAGTTGAAATGGTATTCGTTGGAGGGCATTTCAAAAATACCGTCTCCGCAGCTTCCGTCATCAATTTATCATATTTATGCGAAATCCCAAGTCCCGTATAGGCTGTCCCCATGTATTGCGTTACCGTTCCGTATATGCCGACCATCCTTTCTGTACGTTCGCTTATCTTATGCCCGGAACACGAAAAAAAGCACGGCTTGTCTGCCCGTGCTTTCGCTTATTTCAATAATACCTGCTGATCTTCTTCCTTAATGATTCTTAACAATAATTTCTGGCATTGCGGCAAAGCGATTTGGATGATCTGTCCGCTTAGCAGCGCAATCAACACAGTCCCGACGCCAACCGGGCCTCCTAGCAGCCAGCCGATAATTCCGGCCAGTACCTCGATGCCTGTCCGGATCACTTTGATGCTGATTCCCCATTTTTTTGCGAGGATGAGCATCAGGCTGTCCCGCGGGCCTGCTCCCATATTCGGGGATACGTAGATGCCGACACCATAGGAGAGCACCACGACTCCGATTACGTAGATGATCGTTTGCCCCCAAAGTGTGCTGAATTCGGGCAGCAGCCAATTGAACAGGTCAATGAACAGCCCGAGGAGGACCATATTGATCCACGTGCCGATTTTCGGCCATTGTTTCATGACGGCTGCTGTTGTCAGGACAATGATAAGTCCCGTGAGGATCCCCCACGTTCCGATGGTCAGCCCAAAGTTTCGGTACAGCCCGACGTGCAGAACATCCCATGGGCTGATGCCGAGCCGCTGCCCTTTGATGGTCATTGAAATGCCCAACGACATGACCATCAATCCTGCAAGGAAGAAAATCCATCTCCACAGCAGTATTTTCTTTCTATTTTCCATTCTCATTCTTCTTTCTTTGACTACAGTCGCCCTTTTCTATCATTGTAGCACTTACGACTTCGCTAGGTCTTTGAAACTTGCTCCTGCTACATGGGCCAAGTCCTGTGGGGCGAGTTTCATTTGCAAGCCGGGTTTCCCCGCACTGACGACCATCTGCTCCAGACTTTCTGCGGAGTGGTCAATGAATGTCGGATACTTCTTTTTCATGCCGACGGCGGAACAGCCGCCGCGCACGTAGCCGGTTTCTTTGGTCAAGTCTTTCAGCGGCAGCATATCCAGTTTTTTCACTCCCGCTGCCCGGGCCGCCTTTTTCAAATCCAGTTCCGCCGCAACGGGCAGAAGGAACACGAAAAGTTCCCGCGGTGGGCCTGCCATCGTCACCAATGTCTTATATACGCTATCCGCCGCCTGGCCCGTTTTTTCGGCAACCGATACCCCGTCGAGCAGGCCATCGTCCACTGCGTATTCCATCAATTCATATCCGACCTGCTCCCCTTCGAGGATCCGGACTGCATTTGTTTTGGCATTCTTTTTTTGCTTTGCCATCGATACACATCCTTATAATGAGGTTATCCAGATTCACTGCAAACAAGGATAGATGTTACTTTTGAATATTTATATTCAATGTATCATGTTTCAACGGCATAAGAATAGGGATTGGCATAATACGTTTATGAAATTCGGGGAGGGCCCTTTAGATGACTGGTTCTTTCATTATCGATGGGTATCTTTTAAAGAAAAAAGGTTTAAAAGCCCCGATTCGATCGGACCTTTCAAACCTAATAAAATCATTAATTTTTAAATTCTATTGAGCCTGCATTATGCTTTTTTCTTCTGATGCGTGTTTTGCAGCAGAGGCATGAAAACGATTAAACTTTGATTCTTCAATCACTTGTCCCACTTTAACGGAATTCATAAAATTCCTCTTTTTTTTTTGAAAATGTAATGTAAATGTTCATACTGATCAATATAAAAGATAGTAATAATAAATAGATGGCGCTTTCAAGAAGGATAATTCGAAAACCTATTCATCCCCCTGTATTCAATTATGAAAGCTCTCTATTTTCCACTTTCCTTCCATTTACCTGTACATTGTTATCACTGAGCTTTGTATTTTAATAAATACCATGCGTTTTGTTTATTATGAAGCACCCTCTTTTTCTTTAAAACACGAAGCTTTTTTGAAACAATTGCTCTAAATTGATTTGCTTCTAAGAATTGATTTTCCGCATGGAGATGGTGGCAATAATTTATGATTTTATTTGCACTGGCTCCGGGGTGCTTTTCCAAATAATGAATAACAGTTTCTTCGATATCCATCACTTTTCACCTCGTCAATTCCATTGTTTTGAAACAAGGAAAAGCAGAACTTCTGCAGCAGCATGTTCCGTTTTCCTTGATTTCTATTTAACTAGAGCAAGAATACCGATGTAGGCATTTACTTGGGCCTTCGATTTCAATCGACGTTTTAACCTTGGAAACCAAATCCGAATATAGATCTCTTCTTGATGAACTTATTTCACTTCATAAAATTCAGCAGGTATTGAAGCAAACCGTCTGCGGTGATAGAGCATTGGTTCTTTGTCATTCTTGCTAATGGCTTTCACATTACCAATTAAAATTGTATGGTCTCCCGCTTCAACCACCTTAAATGTTTCGCACTCTAAAACAGCGAAAGTATCCTCAATAATGGGCAATTCGTTTTCTGAAATTTCCCAACTACATTGACTAAAACGGTCTACTCCCTTACTCGCAAATGTACGGCAAAGCTCTTGCTGCTCCCCGGCTAAAATGTGGATTGCAAATTTCCCTCCATTTACAAAGTCATGGAGTGTAGATACACCATGATCGATTGACCACAGAACCATAAGAGGATCTAGAGATACAGAGGCAAATGAGTTTACGGTTAAGCCGATCGGTGTTCCCTCTTCATTTGTTGCTGTTACGATGGTAACTCCCGTTGGATAGTTTCCCATCACTTCTTTAAACAGATCTTGGTTTTCGACTTTAAGCATTATGTTCCCTCCAATTTTTTAGAACCTGTTTTACTATCCATTTAGACATTGCCGTGTACGTTCTGATGAAACTACAACTGTAGGGTTTTCTAAATAGAATTTACTTTGTTAACCTTAGGTGAACTAGGTTGAACATTTGTGATTGTTTTTCATTATACTATTCGTTTTTCATTTGTAAAGAACAAATATCAAAAAATATTAATTATTTAAAACTCCTAAAATAAATAGACTTCTCTCTTTACAAACCCACAACGTATTTGTTATCGTTTAAATTAACATTGAGTGAATATATTTCACCCAATGTTAACAAATAATATATGAGGTGACAGCGACATGAAAATTGGTTATTTTACTTTAACGGACAATCCTATCGAATACGGTGAGACTCGGAAAGACCCGAATCAAATGATCTTAGATTTGGAAGAACAATGTATTTATGCGGAAGAACTTGGATTTCATTCAGTCTGGGTTCCTGAACACCACTTTAGTGCATTAGGTGTTCTTCCTTCGCCCGCTATGTTTTTAACAAGTGTGGCCGCGAAAACAAAGAAAATTAAATTAGCGCCTGCCACTGTCCTGCTTCCAGCTACCCATCCCATCCGTTTGGCTGAAGAATACGCTTTACTCGATTTACTTAGTAATGGCCGGGCTATCTTCTCGGCGGGTCGCGGCTATGATAAACGCGAATATGACGTGTTTGACATCGACTTCAACAAAAGTCGTGAAATCTTTTTTGAAGGGTTGGACATTATTCAAAAAGCTTGGCGTGCAAAAGGCCCGATTTCTCATGAAGGGGAAATCTTCTCGTTCCCAGAAATTCAGCTGACGCCTACGCCGTTACAAGAAAATTTACCAATTTATGTAGCCGCTTTTAGTGAACCTTCTATCCGTAAAGCGGCCGAGATGGGGGAACATGTTATCTTCGCACCATTCGCCGCAAATATGGTATTCGGCACGATGGAAAACGCAATTAATACCTTTAACCGCATTTCCGCAGAAAATGGGTTTTCGAACAGAAAGGCAAGCTGTTCATATTTCATTAATGTCGTGGAAACAAAGGAAGAGGAAGAAGAAACAAAACGCCGTATGTTAAAATACTTCACTGGTCTTGTTCCAGCTTTCCCGGATGACCCGTCTACGGCGCCGCCAAATATTCGCTATTTTGCCGAAATCGTTGATCAGTTAAAAAATATGACTACCGACAGTTTGAGTGATAAGAGCATCATTGTAGGCGATGCTGAATATGTGACTCAAAAACTCAAAGAAATAGAAGCGGCAGGTTTGGATGAAGTCATTCTCTACTTTGATTTTGGCGGGCTTTCACATCAAGACACGATGAAAGCGATGGAGCGCTTTGCGAAACAGGTAATGCCTCATTTTCATCAGGAAGAATCATTAGTTCTTTAATAAGGGCATTCCCATTTGACAAATTATAAAGTTCTATCCGTTTAAAGCGATCAACCAAGCTTTTGAAGATTCTAAGAACAGATAAATAATTTTAAATTACTATGAAAGTCTATTGAAATCAAAAAGCCAGTTTCCCTTCATTGGAAATTGGCTTTTTATTATTTTTGTATAACATCGGATGAATAGGAGGAGTTTTATTATAGATTTGCAATTAGCTGAAAAAAAGCAGAGGTATCGGGAAAGCGATTGCTCGTCACTAGTTCAATAGGGAGTGGATTGCGTAATAATTAGATATGTAATCTGCAAACGACCTTGGGAAAAGCTACGTGGTCATTGTTGGATAATACTGGCCACGACGATGCTAAAATATACGATGCCCTTTGGATCTCCGCTTTGCTTGCGATGACGTACTCCCTCAAGTCTCATGATGTCTTGTGCATCTACATTCCTTTATTTTTTTGCCTAAAAAGAAAACCCACTATATACTTAAATATAGGACGACATTAGCAATTTAATAATGATTAAAGACAATCCAATAAATTTAGTAACACCATTTTTAGTATATAACCTCATATCAAAATGAAATGTAAGGAGATATATCATGACTAACGAAGAATCAAAAAGTAAAGGTATACAATCAATTGAGGTTGGAGTTGACATCTTAAAAAAAATTGCTGAAGCTGATAAACCTCTCACGATTACTGAAATTGCGATCTTATGCGATACATCCAAGAGCAAACTGCATCGGTATTTAACAAGTTTTATTAGAACCGGGATTTTGGAGAAAAGCGAAGATGCAAAATACACTCTCGGATCAGAATTAATCATGCTAGGGTTACGCGCATCCCAGAAGTTAAATATTACTGACGTCGTTGCCCCATATTTAATCGAGTTAAAAGATACATTGAATGAAACAGCGGCGTTGGCGATTTGGGGAGAGGGCGGCCCCTTTTTTATCAGCTGGGAAGAAAGCAATAAACCCATCAATATCGGAATCAAAGTGGGCTCCCGTGTTAGTGTCATTCAAAGTGCCTCAGGCCGTGTATTTGCCACCTACTTGCCCAACCATTTGACGGCCGAACAAATTAACCGGGAATTAAACAAATGCTCTATAAGCGTAGATCAATTTCAAGAGAATTTAAACACCATACGCGAGAAAGAGTACTCCTATGTAATCAGCAACATCATTCCCGGTATTAGCGCAATAGCTGCGCCAATTTTTGACCATTCCTCTCAAGTGATTGCTGTGCTTACTGTGGTAGGTCTTGAAAACTCTCTTGACGTATCGGAAAACTCTGAAGCCGTCAAACTTTTAAAAGAAAAAACAACTGAAATATCCCGGCTTTTAGGCGCACCGATCGGCACTTTGCAACGTAAAGACCTCGCTTAACTCAAACTGCAGACAACGCTTTGCTCCAATTCAAAAGGCCGCCTGTGCAGGCGGCCTTTCATAATCCTTTATGCAGTTCTAGAAAAGCTTGGCCATTCAATGGCATAGCCGTTTTGCCGGGCTTCCGCTTGCATCGAATAAGCGGAAATGGCTTGCTGGTAGCGTTTCTGCATCAAGAAAAATTCACGTTCTTCAGCAGAGGGAAGCTCCGTTGTCGGAATATTGGTTGCCGACGTCTCTTGCTGGGCAGCATGGTGTTCCAACTCGGTTCGGATGCGATCTTGGATGGCAATTTGCGCTTCCGTCTGCCGTATTTTAGCAGATGCGGCGGCGGCCAACTGATAGTCCGCTGTAGTCGGTTCCGGTTCGGCAGCGAGCGCATCCGCCCGCACGCCTCGCCAGAGATCCACCGTTTCTTCCAATGTTTTTCCAAGTGGAAGGGCAATCTGCTTCATTTGGCCCGCATCGAGCTGTCGGATTTCCGGCTTGACATCCGGCTCGCTTGCAGGCTCCTTGTCTCCAACCAATAATGCTTCCAATTCTTCGATCGTTTTTTGATGGCGCCCATTGTATTGGACGTTCCGGTCATACGCCGTTTCGGCATTGCGTCGACGAATGGCCTCATAGCGCTGGATTTGATCACCACCGGCCTGTGTCAAAACGGCATTCATGGAATTTCACCTCCGCAAGGTTATTTTCGCAAAATACTAGTAATTTGATTATACCTGTATTGTATTTGTAATAAACCCGTCAAAAGCTTCAAAATATCGCAGTTCCTCTTGGATACCTTTCCCCGTAAATTTCCCTAGAAACAGGAGTTTGTATCCAATCCATCCCTTATTTATCGAATTTCAATGCATCTGCCATTCCGTATTCACCGGCTCTTCTGGTTTCTTTAACTATTTTGTGCACCCCGCTTGTCGGCTTTCGAAAAAGAGCAATGCTTCAGGTAAACCCCTATTACTATTCTTCACCACCTACTACAGAGGCTGGGCCGAAAATCGTCGTCTTTGAAATAATTTTAGCCATTTCACTTGGTGATTCCTTCAAGCCGGTGTCTAACCATTCTTGAAGAACTCCGAGATGGGCCGAAGCTATATATGAACTTAAATATTCTGCGGGAACCAACGTTTGATTGCCTATTAAGCCTGACAAATAAATATTTTTTATTAGCTTTTTCAGTTTTACTTGAAAGGTTAAATTACCAGTCGGTCCCAGCAACGCTTGCATGATAGCGGCATTTAATGCCACATATTCAAACAGACGCAAAACCCGTTCTTCTGTTTCTTGAACTTTACTGGAGTGCAGTATTGCTTTTCTTACCAATCCACCAATATTTTCCACTTCATTTAAAATTTCTTGTTCGGTTTTTTCTATCAAATCATACTTGTCTTGATAATGAAGATAAAAAGTTCCCCTGCTAATATCTGCTTTTGTAGTAATATCAGCTACCGTTATTTCCTCAATGCTTTTCTCATTTAATAATTTTATTAGAACCGTTCGAATCAACTTTTTTGAGCGAGGAATCCGTCTAGCAATGTTTTGTTCATTTGACATGTAACTTCCACTCCCTATCGTTCGATTAATATGTCCCCGATCCTTCCAAACAAGTCAAAACATGAACAATATTCAGATATCTGTTCATAAATTAACGCTTTGCCGTATTCTGATTATTGTTTAATTTAACAACAATACTATAATCAATCTAAATCAATATTGTGTTTGTAAACAATATAGTGTGAAAAACACTTTTTGTAAATGAACATATTTTGATTTTTGGAATTTTTGGAAGGGGGAATCATTTATGATTAGCGAAAACAAAATCATAACTGAGGGATATTCTACATTTCTGCTAGAAAGCGGAAATAAAGAAAATGAAACTATTATTTTATTGCATGGCGGTGGTCCAGGTGCTTCGGCAGCATCCAATTGGCAAGATTTTATTCCAGGATTAACAGATCAATTTCATGTGTTAGCTCCAGATCTTTTGGGTTATGGAAAGACAGATCATCCTGAAGATATGCCAAAAAGTCTAAGAGGCTGGATGCGACTCAGAGTTAATCAAGTTTTAAGTATGATGGACCAATATGAAATAAAAAGTGCGCATATTGTAGGTAATTCAATGGGTGGTTCTCTGGCAATGCATTTACTTATGACCGCGCCTAACCGATTTAATCGAATTTCGTTAATGGGAAGTGCGGGTGGAAAAGCCGAGCCAACCCAAGA is drawn from Sporosarcina sp. FSL W7-1349 and contains these coding sequences:
- a CDS encoding YczE/YyaS/YitT family protein, yielding MENRKKILLWRWIFFLAGLMVMSLGISMTIKGQRLGISPWDVLHVGLYRNFGLTIGTWGILTGLIIVLTTAAVMKQWPKIGTWINMVLLGLFIDLFNWLLPEFSTLWGQTIIYVIGVVVLSYGVGIYVSPNMGAGPRDSLMLILAKKWGISIKVIRTGIEVLAGIIGWLLGGPVGVGTVLIALLSGQIIQIALPQCQKLLLRIIKEEDQQVLLK
- the ybaK gene encoding Cys-tRNA(Pro) deacylase translates to MAKQKKNAKTNAVRILEGEQVGYELMEYAVDDGLLDGVSVAEKTGQAADSVYKTLVTMAGPPRELFVFLLPVAAELDLKKAARAAGVKKLDMLPLKDLTKETGYVRGGCSAVGMKKKYPTFIDHSAESLEQMVVSAGKPGLQMKLAPQDLAHVAGASFKDLAKS
- a CDS encoding flavin reductase family protein; translated protein: MLKVENQDLFKEVMGNYPTGVTIVTATNEEGTPIGLTVNSFASVSLDPLMVLWSIDHGVSTLHDFVNGGKFAIHILAGEQQELCRTFASKGVDRFSQCSWEISENELPIIEDTFAVLECETFKVVEAGDHTILIGNVKAISKNDKEPMLYHRRRFASIPAEFYEVK
- a CDS encoding LLM class flavin-dependent oxidoreductase codes for the protein MKIGYFTLTDNPIEYGETRKDPNQMILDLEEQCIYAEELGFHSVWVPEHHFSALGVLPSPAMFLTSVAAKTKKIKLAPATVLLPATHPIRLAEEYALLDLLSNGRAIFSAGRGYDKREYDVFDIDFNKSREIFFEGLDIIQKAWRAKGPISHEGEIFSFPEIQLTPTPLQENLPIYVAAFSEPSIRKAAEMGEHVIFAPFAANMVFGTMENAINTFNRISAENGFSNRKASCSYFINVVETKEEEEETKRRMLKYFTGLVPAFPDDPSTAPPNIRYFAEIVDQLKNMTTDSLSDKSIIVGDAEYVTQKLKEIEAAGLDEVILYFDFGGLSHQDTMKAMERFAKQVMPHFHQEESLVL
- a CDS encoding IclR family transcriptional regulator encodes the protein MTNEESKSKGIQSIEVGVDILKKIAEADKPLTITEIAILCDTSKSKLHRYLTSFIRTGILEKSEDAKYTLGSELIMLGLRASQKLNITDVVAPYLIELKDTLNETAALAIWGEGGPFFISWEESNKPINIGIKVGSRVSVIQSASGRVFATYLPNHLTAEQINRELNKCSISVDQFQENLNTIREKEYSYVISNIIPGISAIAAPIFDHSSQVIAVLTVVGLENSLDVSENSEAVKLLKEKTTEISRLLGAPIGTLQRKDLA
- a CDS encoding TetR/AcrR family transcriptional regulator, encoding MSNEQNIARRIPRSKKLIRTVLIKLLNEKSIEEITVADITTKADISRGTFYLHYQDKYDLIEKTEQEILNEVENIGGLVRKAILHSSKVQETEERVLRLFEYVALNAAIMQALLGPTGNLTFQVKLKKLIKNIYLSGLIGNQTLVPAEYLSSYIASAHLGVLQEWLDTGLKESPSEMAKIISKTTIFGPASVVGGEE
- a CDS encoding alpha/beta fold hydrolase, which produces MISENKIITEGYSTFLLESGNKENETIILLHGGGPGASAASNWQDFIPGLTDQFHVLAPDLLGYGKTDHPEDMPKSLRGWMRLRVNQVLSMMDQYEIKSAHIVGNSMGGSLAMHLLMTAPNRFNRISLMGSAGGKAEPTQEVERMVNFYKDPSISALENLTKWFVYDESILQEKVDSIIKDRYEELMRPEVRRSFESFFSSSPAEMAIPPSALRRMEHPILITHGREDRFVTPDSSVYLNQHIPNSQLHIFNHCGHWIQIEKRDSYLQLLKGFLNEKF